The DNA segment CCCCCCCCGCCTTGAGCTTCTCTTTGGCCAGCTTGATGCGCTCCTCGGCGGCCTTCTTCATCGGGCCCGCGGGCTCGAGCCTGAGGTAGGTCTCGTAGGCCGCGACGACGTCTTTCCAGCGACCGGCGTCGGCGTGACGCCCGCCGAGATAGAAGTAGGCGGGGGCGTATTTCGGCTCCTTGGCGACGGCAGCCTCGAGGTCCGACAGAGCGCCGGCCTTGTCTCGCGCGCCGAGCTTGCAGAGCGCGCGGTACGTGCGCAACTCCGCCGCGTCTTGCTTCGCGAGGGCGCCGTCGAGCACGCGGATGCAGTCGGCGAACGCGCCGACGTTCTTCAGCTCGAAGCCGACCGAGGCGAGCACGCCGACGTCGCCGTTCGCGAGCTTCTCGGCCTGGAGGAGCCGCTCGCGCGCCGCGTCGGCCTTTCTCCACTTCCCGAGCCACTGCCCCAACGTGAGCGCCGCCAGCGGATCGGCCGGGGCGAGCTTCAACGCGAGCTCCATCGCCCGCGTGGCGCCAGCCTCGTCGCCCTTGGTCGCGAGCGCGACTCCCAGGTTCTCGGCGAGCGCGGCGCTCTTGGGGTGCTTCTCGAGCCCCGCCTGCGCGAGCGTGGCCGCTTCGTCGACCTTGGCGGCGTCGAGCAGCAGCGCCGAGAGGTTGACCGAGCCCACCTCGTGCCCGGGGACCGTGGCGAGGGCCGCGCGGTAGTGCTTCTCCGCGGCGGCCTTGTCGCCCTTCTCCACCAGCGCCCCGAGGTAGGCGTGCGCGTCGGCGTCGTTGGCGTCTCTCGCCAAGGCCGCCTCGAAGGCGGCTCGGGCGCCGGGCTCGTCACCCTTCTCGAGGGCAGCCTTTCCCCGCGCGACGTCGGGGCTCGGTCCGCCCGTGGCGGGCGCGCCAGGCGCCCCGGCGCCCCGCGCGAGCGAGGGAGGCAGGGTCGGAGGACGCGCGGGCTCCGCGACCTGCGGCTCGGGCGGCCCGCCGCACGCGACATTTGACGCCGCGAGCGCGAGCGCGCCGGCCCCCACCGCCATCGCCGCCACCCTGCCCCGCGCTCCCCGCACGCACGCACCCAACCGCCGCATCCCGATCGTCATTGTGCCTCCTCCGATACCGCGATTCGCAGGCGCTCGCGGACTTCCTTGAACCGCGCACCCGGGCGAACCTTGGCCCCGTCGCGCTCCGTCACATAGAACACGTCCGCCACGCGCGTGCCCTCCGTGTTGATCTTCGAGAGGGCGATGTCGAGCCCGAGCTCGTAGAGCTCCTGTGCCACGGCGTGCAGCA comes from the Myxococcales bacterium genome and includes:
- a CDS encoding tetratricopeptide repeat protein, which translates into the protein MTIGMRRLGACVRGARGRVAAMAVGAGALALAASNVACGGPPEPQVAEPARPPTLPPSLARGAGAPGAPATGGPSPDVARGKAALEKGDEPGARAAFEAALARDANDADAHAYLGALVEKGDKAAAEKHYRAALATVPGHEVGSVNLSALLLDAAKVDEAATLAQAGLEKHPKSAALAENLGVALATKGDEAGATRAMELALKLAPADPLAALTLGQWLGKWRKADAARERLLQAEKLANGDVGVLASVGFELKNVGAFADCIRVLDGALAKQDAAELRTYRALCKLGARDKAGALSDLEAAVAKEPKYAPAYFYLGGRHADAGRWKDVVAAYETYLRLEPAGPMKKAAEERIKLAKEKLKAGGGPKK